The genomic stretch CTCTGTATGTAATATTAGAATTCTGCTGAACTTCAACGAGTAAATTTCCTGCTCCTATTTCGTGAACAGTCCCGGCCGGTATAAAAAAAGTATCTCCCTTTTTGACGTGAAATTTTTGCAGCAATTCGGGCAATGTATTATTTATTATCGCGTTATTGAATTCTTCACGAGTAACTTTTTTCTTGAATCCTAAATAAATATAAGAATCATTTAAGCAGTCAAGAGCGTACCACATTTCAATTTTTCCGGGGCTGTTTTCATGTTTGAGCGCGTAATTATCATCAGGGTGAACTTGTATAGATAGTGCCTGCTTAGAGTCAATTAATTTTACCATTAACGGGAATCTTTGAGTCGGCTTAAATGAAGGCGAGACTATTTCAGGAAATTTTTTTATAGCACTTGAGAGAGTCAAACCTTTTAAATCACCGTCAAGAATTATATTATCTCCGTCCTTATGTGCTGCAAGTTCCCAGCTCTCAGCAAGCGGCAATTTTTCCGGAATTTTGTCCCAGTCTAATAATCTTGTCCCGCCCCATAAATAATTCTTGTATACTGGCTTTAATCTGAATGGCAGCATATTATAATCTCATTTGACCGTTTTCTATATAGACTCTAGGGACTCGCGCTGATGGGTCGCATAAAATCTCGTGAATTATAGTCCCTGAATTTTTCGCGGCAATCGTTACAAGTTCTTCATCGAATATAACAGCCTCGTCTCCTGCTTTAACATTATTTAAATCAGTAACGTCTATCATAGTCATATCCATACAGATCCGGCCTCTTACCGGGCATAAAGTATCATGAATCTTCACGGAAAAATTATTAGATAAAACTCTCGGCAATCCGTCAGCATATCCAATCGGAAGCACGGCAATAATCGAATCGCGTTCAAGTTTATAAGTGCGGCCGTAGCTTATAGTTGTGCCTTTGGGTAAATGACGGACGGCAGTAATTCGAGATTTCAGAGTCATAACCGGATGTAAATCAAGTTTGCTGTTTTCGTTGCCCGTATCTGTTGATTCATAACCGTATAAGACGAGCCCGAATCTTCCCATGTCAAAATGTGCATTAGAATAATTCAGGACTCCGACACTCGCTGCGGCATGTGATAATTTGAAAGTGAGTCCTTTTTTTGCGAGAGTCATTCTTGCATCGTGAAATTTTTCTATTTGTGAATTCGTAAAATTTGAATCTCCGTCGGCTGCTGCAAAATGAGTGAATATACCTTCATAATTTAGGCCGGGTAAATTGCATAATTCTTGAATTTCCTGCGCTGTATGTTCTTTATCTATATCATTATCGGGCCAGTAAAAACCGGTTCGGCTCATTCCTGTATCGATTTTGACGTGAATATTAATTTTTTTCTTGACTGATTGCAGGATTCGCGAGAGTTCCCGGCCGTTTGCTAGATCTCCTACAGCTTGAGAAATATTATAATCGCTCATGATTTCCGCAAATTCCGGCTGTGTCTGCCCAAGACATAATATAGGCAATGAGATATTATTTTTTCTGAGTTCGACTCCTTCTGGAATAGTAGCAACTGCCAGCCAGTCAGCCCCGCAAGACTGCAATTTTTTCGCCGTCTCAATC from Synergistaceae bacterium encodes the following:
- the alr gene encoding alanine racemase, whose protein sequence is MNNLETATSRTWAEINLDELVHNIKILRECLNDNAKFLGVCKANAYGHGMIETAKKLQSCGADWLAVATIPEGVELRKNNISLPILCLGQTQPEFAEIMSDYNISQAVGDLANGRELSRILQSVKKKINIHVKIDTGMSRTGFYWPDNDIDKEHTAQEIQELCNLPGLNYEGIFTHFAAADGDSNFTNSQIEKFHDARMTLAKKGLTFKLSHAAASVGVLNYSNAHFDMGRFGLVLYGYESTDTGNENSKLDLHPVMTLKSRITAVRHLPKGTTISYGRTYKLERDSIIAVLPIGYADGLPRVLSNNFSVKIHDTLCPVRGRICMDMTMIDVTDLNNVKAGDEAVIFDEELVTIAAKNSGTIIHEILCDPSARVPRVYIENGQMRL
- a CDS encoding class I mannose-6-phosphate isomerase, producing the protein MLPFRLKPVYKNYLWGGTRLLDWDKIPEKLPLAESWELAAHKDGDNIILDGDLKGLTLSSAIKKFPEIVSPSFKPTQRFPLMVKLIDSKQALSIQVHPDDNYALKHENSPGKIEMWYALDCLNDSYIYLGFKKKVTREEFNNAIINNTLPELLQKFHVKKGDTFFIPAGTVHEIGAGNLLVEVQQNSNITYRVYDFGRRDSDGNLRELHVNKALDVANLEPINPEPPGKSENILVDCENFRVERVYLQEIYHGQINNCFKFILCVSGRAKFECGDFECELKQGSNIFIPANCEESFTLNGTGEFLITSE